One stretch of Brettanomyces nanus chromosome 4, complete sequence DNA includes these proteins:
- a CDS encoding uncharacterized protein (BUSCO:EOG09340P51~EggNog:ENOG41) produces MSSRALRKLERPNIEDELAKIASSIEKKSEDPEEHLEKKDFKHRMNAFSALLDVEEEEEEETPIAAEMKVSDETSSDEFVDAVQSIQSNRKGNKSRKSRKNRSKRQVKKVDDLGDDELDNLLSKIQIKDAKDEKKDEDDDLEQDTVTRPSPLYAPGGRLFTMRMFNRCSELVRPQKRYLDPDKEYEGLFGKLSSAAIEDADSTASSFITPEVLKQIKKLSKRVRGWGGRDRRSVPGTMRKLVLTKIRDDWLPTNKKPLVMEELTDSDIIKLYEVRYPQDWEAAISEQIKRDKRAGVSYFRLTEGPLYSRMLTTEFFISVAIQPDHESIMRLLQKAPYHLESILQVSSILQRQGDTSNTNGLIERGLFIFDWSLKNTFNLAGGKSRIPFEFYLNRQIYLTIFRYIKVLTKKSTFYTALNYTKLLFSFDPNDDPYGVRYFIDFYAFMSGDYQYLVDLYNSALIQCYEEWLTPSICFSAAYCMWKLGKVDEAGQMLEDAVLRHPYTAFEILSKLHSDSKAWNSSHVVSDSVNISTAIYMVRVNTLLEEPELRSFVVDKMKQVLASLDVASALKDHCYFNKLEEIPQNLLRHVVLSNETSAMAKIPESFWTKNEVYEFDVLPPEKGTKIYNYIDQNRVADAVMSRTMQTAEGQQIQELMRQEQAENE; encoded by the coding sequence ATGAGTTCGAGAGCGCTAAGGAAGTTGGAAAGACCAAATATTGAGGACGAGCTTGCGAAAATTGCAAGTTccatagagaagaagagtgaaGACCCAGAAGAACacttagagaagaaggactttAAGCATAGGATGAATGCATTTTCTGCACTATTAGAtgttgaggaagaggaagaggaggagacACCGATTGCAGCTGAAATGAAGGTTTCTGATGAAACCAGTTCGGATGAATTTGTTGATGCTGTGCAGAGTATTCAAAGTAATAGGAAAGGAAATAAGAGCCGAAAGAGTCGCAAAAATCGAAGCAAAAGGCAAGTAAAGAAAGTGGATGATCTCGGCGATGACGAGCTTGACAATCTTTTGTCGAAAATTCAGATCAAGGACGCcaaggatgaaaaaaaagatgaagatgatgactTGGAACAAGACACGGTGACTCGGCCGTCACCTTTATACGCACCAGGAGGTCGACTATTTACAATGAGGATGTTCAATAGATGCAGTGAATTGGTGAGACCTCAGAAGCGGTATTTGGATCCAGATAAAGAGTACGAAGGTCTTTTTGGAAAGCTTTCTAGCGCTGCcattgaagatgcagaCTCTACGGCGTCTTCTTTCATTACTCCGGAGGTTCTTAAGCAGATTAAAAAGCTCAGCAAACGTGTCAGAGGTTGGGGAGGTCGTGATAGACGTAGTGTTCCTGGCACTATGAGAAAATTGGTTCTTACTAAAATTAGAGACGACTGGTTACCTACAAACAAGAAGCCATTGGTGATGGAGGAACTGACGGACAGCGATATTATTAAACTTTATGAAGTTCGATATCCCCAGGATTGGGAAGCGGCTATCAGTGAACAGATCAAACGAGACAAGAGAGCTGGAGTCAGCTACTTTAGGCTCACAGAGGGCCCTCTATACTCGAGGATGCTCACTACcgaatttttcatctctgtGGCCATTCAACCCGATCATGAAAGCATAATGCGGCTTCTTCAGAAGGCACCTTATCACTTGGAAAGCATTTTGCAGGTCTCTTCCATCCTTCAAAGGCAAGGAGATACCTCAAACACAAACGGTTTAATTGAAAGAGGGTTGTTCATTTTTGATTGGTCGTTGAAGAATACTTTCAACCTTGCCGGAGGCAAATCTCGTATCCCCTTCGAGTTCTATCTAAACCGACAGATTTATCTCACCATTTTCCGTTACATTAAGGTGCTTACCAAGAAGTCTACCTTCTATACAGCATTGAATTATACCAAGCTGCTCTTCTCGTTCGATCCCAACGATGATCCTTATGGGGTTCGCTACTTTATAGACTTTTACGCTTTTATGTCTGGCGATTACCAATACCTTGTGGACTTATATAACTCTGCTTTGATCCAGTGCTACGAGGAATGGCTAACCCCTTCTATTTGTTTTAGTGCTGCTTACTGTATGTGGAAGCTTGGAAAGGTTGATGAGGCTGGACAAATGCTAGAAGATGCTGTTCTCAGACATCCTTATACGGCGTTTGAGATTCTCAGCAAACTTCACAGCGATTCCAAGGCATGGAACTCAAGCCATGTCGTGTCTGACTCGGTGAATATTAGCACTGCTATTTATATGGTAAGAGTTAATACCTTACTAGAGGAACCCGAATTGAGAAGTTTTGTTGTGGACAAAATGAAGCAGGTGCTTGCCTCTCTTGATGTGGCCTCCGCTTTGAAAGACCATTGCTACTTCAACAAGCTCGAAGAGATTCCTCAAAACTTGTTGAGACACGTTGTATTGTCCAACGAAACCTCAGCAATGGCCAAGATTCCAGAATCTTTCTGGACCAAGAACGAGGTGTACGAATTCGACGTTCTTCCACCGGAAAAGGGTACCAAGATATACAATTACATCGACCAAAACCGGGTAGCAGACGCTGTGATGAGTCGAACAATGCAGACAGCAGAAGGCCAACAGATTCAAGAATTGATGAGACAGGAACAAGCAGAAAATGAATAA